The genomic window CACGAGGAAACAGGTCAGCCCCCCAGGGGCCTGCGCGAGCACGAGGAACCCGTCGCACATCGGCGCCGAGCAGAACCACTTGTGCCCCGTCAGCTCGTACTCCCCGTCCACCGCCAGCGGCACCGCGCGGGTCGTGTTCGTCCGTACGTCACTGCCGCCCTGCTTCTCCGTCATGCCCATCCCGAACAGGGCGCCGGGCTTGTGGCCGGCCGGCCACAGACCCGGCTCGTACACCTGCGAGGTGAGCCGGGGCTCCCACTCGGCGGCGAGCGCCGGGTCCGTGCGCAGCGCGGGCACCGCGGCGTGCGTCATCGACACCGGACAGCCGTTCCCGGCCTCCACCTGCGACCAGACCAGGAATCCGGCCGCGCGCCGCACATGCCCGCCGGGGCGGCCCCAGGCGTTCGTCAGCCCCGAGCCGACCGCCTTGCCGAGCAGCCGGTGCCAGGCCGGGTGGAACTCCACCTCGTCGATCCGGTTCCCGTACCGGTCGTGGGTGCGCAGCACCGGCGGGTACGCGTTCGCCTGCTCCCCCCATCGCCGGGCCTGGTCCGAGCCCGCGGTCCTGCCGAGCAGCGCCAGCTCCTCGCGGACCTCGTCGAGGAGCTCCGGGGGCTCGGGCGCGAGATGGCGCTCCACCGCCTCGACGAGCGGGCGGTCCGTCGTGAAGACGTCGTACCCCACCAGGGGCGGAGCCTGGTTGGTCACTGTGTGGGTGCTGGTCGCCATGCCGATACGGTAAGGAGGTGCAGGCAGCAAAAGAAACACCCGAGCGGCCCTCCTCCGGCCGTCTCCACCGGGTCCAGGTCCTCTACCGCAATGTCTCCAAGCGGAGGCTGGCCTGGCTGCTGCTGAAGGACACCGTCAATTCCTGCATCGAGTACCGGATCCTCGGGCTCGCGGCGGAGGCGGCGTTCTTCACGCTGCTGTCCCTGCCTCCGCTGCTCCTGGGCATGCTGGGCCTGCTCGGCTACGTCGACAACTGGACCAGCACCGCCACCGTCGCCTCGATCCAGGAGAACATCCTCGGCGCGGCCGGCACCGTGCTCTCCGACCGCGGCGTCAACGAGATCGCCAAGCCCCTGCTGGAGGACGTCACCCGCGGCGGCAGGCCCGACGTGATCTCCCTCGGCTTCGCGATCGCCCTGTGGTCGGGATCGCGGGCCGTGAACGTCTTCATCGACACCATCACCGTGATGTACGGGCTCGACGGGCAGCGCGGCATCGTCGCCACCCGGCTGCTGGCCTTCCTGCTCTACCTCATCGCCCTGCTGATCGGCGCGGTCGTGCTGCCGCTCGCGGTGGTCGGCCCCGACCGGGTCGTCGAATTCCTCCCCTTCGGGACGGAAGTCGTCGCCGTCCTGTACTGGCCGGTGGTGATCCTGCTCTCGATCGCCTTCCTCACCACGCTCTACCACGTGTCCGTGCCGGTCAGGTCGCCGTGGGCGGAGGACATCCCGGGCGCGCTGGTCGCGCTTGCGATGTGGGTGCTCGGCAGCTTCCTGCTGCGGATCTACCTGACCAGCACGGTCGAGGGCCCGACCATCTACGGCTCGCTCGCGGCGCCCATCGCCGTCCTGCTGTGGATCGGCATCTCCGCGTTCGCCGTCCTGGTCGGGGCTGCCGTCAACGCCGCCATCGACCGGGTCTGGCCGTCCGTCGCCACGGCCGCCGCCCGCGCCGCCAACGAGCGCGTGCGCGCCGCCCACGCCGCCGAGCTGGTCGCCAGGGCGCGGCTCGCGGAGGGGGAGAGCGAGGACTGGGAGGAGGGCGAGAACGGCGGGGTCATGCCGTCCGAGTTCCCCGAGCGCTGGTCGAAGTTCCTGCCCCCGGACGATGTGAAGTCCCGGCTCCAGTCGGGCCGGGACCACCGGACACCCCCTAGGGGGTGACGCTCCTGGGCCACTAGCCTCGGGGGCATGTACGCCGAGCGGGCCTCTCGCCTCGACGGGGCCGTCGTCTGGAGCCGCAGTGAGTCCGGTGGCGGGCCGGTGGTGCCCGTGCTGCCCGACGGCTGCATGGACCTGCTGTGGACCGAGGGGCGGCTGCTTGTCGCCGGGCCCGACACGTACGCCTACGCCCCGCCCGGCACCGGCGTCCGATACGCGGGCGTACGGTTCGCTCCGGGCGCCGCGCCCGCGTTCTTCGGGGTCCCCGCGCACGAGCTGAGGGACCGGCGGGTCGAGCTCGCGCAGCTGTGGCCCGCCGGGCGGGTCCGCAGGCTCGCCGAGCGGATCGGGGACGCGCCGGACCCGGTCGCGGAGCTGGAGGCCCAGGCGCTGCGGCACGCCGCGGACGCACCGGCGCCCGAT from Streptomyces formicae includes these protein-coding regions:
- a CDS encoding helix-turn-helix domain-containing protein — translated: MYAERASRLDGAVVWSRSESGGGPVVPVLPDGCMDLLWTEGRLLVAGPDTYAYAPPGTGVRYAGVRFAPGAAPAFFGVPAHELRDRRVELAQLWPAGRVRRLAERIGDAPDPVAELEAQALRHAADAPAPDPLLRAVAAALDRGWSVAATAEAVGLGARQLHRRSLDAFGYGPKTLARVLRLQRALELVRAEVPYAEAALAAGCTDQAHLAREMRDLTGLTLRAYAALAKSETPEPSGSSTTA
- a CDS encoding YihY/virulence factor BrkB family protein → MQAAKETPERPSSGRLHRVQVLYRNVSKRRLAWLLLKDTVNSCIEYRILGLAAEAAFFTLLSLPPLLLGMLGLLGYVDNWTSTATVASIQENILGAAGTVLSDRGVNEIAKPLLEDVTRGGRPDVISLGFAIALWSGSRAVNVFIDTITVMYGLDGQRGIVATRLLAFLLYLIALLIGAVVLPLAVVGPDRVVEFLPFGTEVVAVLYWPVVILLSIAFLTTLYHVSVPVRSPWAEDIPGALVALAMWVLGSFLLRIYLTSTVEGPTIYGSLAAPIAVLLWIGISAFAVLVGAAVNAAIDRVWPSVATAAARAANERVRAAHAAELVARARLAEGESEDWEEGENGGVMPSEFPERWSKFLPPDDVKSRLQSGRDHRTPPRG